A part of Magnetospirillum sp. genomic DNA contains:
- a CDS encoding SIS domain-containing protein: MSAMADEIAECARVVRGIRLRGAEIAAVAVRLDLGSAKLALVCGRGSSGHAGVHLRYLIETRLGLPVSSVAPSVFSAFKGDMRLDRVPFFVISQSGRSPDLVVATQKARACGARTVAIVNDVHSPVAEAAEFVLPLEAGSEISVAATKSVVGSMALGAGLVAALAQDAVLDQALDRLPDRLESALSLDWQKLLAPLGEAQCAFAIARGFGLGAAREIALKLAETLRLPAFAYSAAEFLHGPRASLGARMPVIVLRLGDETAESVDATVRTLRAAGQAVFVCGGDGDLAWIADDHPAIDSIAMLVPAYRLIEQATRRAGFDPDNPPHLKKITETL; encoded by the coding sequence ATGTCGGCGATGGCCGACGAGATCGCCGAATGCGCGCGCGTGGTGCGCGGCATTCGCTTGCGTGGCGCCGAGATCGCGGCCGTCGCAGTCCGCCTCGATCTCGGCTCTGCCAAGCTCGCACTTGTGTGCGGACGCGGCAGTTCCGGCCATGCGGGCGTGCATTTGCGCTATCTGATCGAAACGCGCCTGGGATTGCCGGTTTCGAGTGTGGCGCCGTCGGTCTTCTCGGCCTTCAAAGGCGACATGCGGCTCGATCGCGTGCCGTTTTTTGTGATCTCGCAATCAGGCCGCAGCCCGGATCTTGTCGTCGCAACGCAAAAGGCGCGCGCTTGCGGTGCGCGCACGGTCGCGATCGTCAACGACGTGCATTCGCCCGTTGCTGAAGCCGCCGAATTCGTGCTGCCGCTCGAGGCGGGCTCCGAAATCTCGGTCGCGGCCACAAAGTCCGTCGTGGGCTCGATGGCGCTTGGGGCTGGTCTCGTTGCAGCACTCGCGCAGGATGCCGTGCTCGACCAAGCGCTCGATCGTTTGCCCGATCGGCTCGAGTCCGCATTGTCGCTCGATTGGCAGAAGCTGCTCGCACCGCTTGGCGAGGCGCAATGCGCCTTCGCGATCGCGCGCGGCTTTGGCCTCGGCGCCGCGCGTGAGATTGCGCTGAAGCTTGCCGAAACCTTGCGCCTGCCGGCCTTCGCCTACAGTGCAGCCGAGTTTCTGCACGGGCCGCGCGCGTCGTTGGGTGCGCGCATGCCAGTGATCGTTTTGCGTTTGGGCGACGAAACGGCGGAGTCTGTCGATGCGACGGTGCGTACGTTACGCGCAGCAGGGCAGGCGGTCTTTGTGTGTGGCGGCGACGGCGATCTTGCTTGGATCGCCGACGATCATCCAGCCATCGATTCGATTGCGATGCTCGTCCCGGCCTATCGGTTGATCGAGCAAGCAACCCGACGCGCCGGTTTCGATCCCGACAATCCGCCGCATCTCAAGAAGATCACTGAAACTTTATAG
- a CDS encoding GntR family transcriptional regulator has protein sequence MSAALGEIRLDPKSPTPLYLQLAESIRNLIAEGRIRTGDALPSERELSQTSGISRVTVRKAIDALFREGLLSRRHGSGTYIAPRIEQPAALLAGFSADMASRGMKPGSQLIEHLVGAPTPEEALALGLGIGATVRRLARVRTADGEPLAIERAAIPTSFLPHYAPQDSSLYVALEQRGYRPVRGLQRLQASLASPSEAALLGIPTGAAILRIERRSFLANGTPVEFTRSAYRGDRYDFIADVSELKRESKV, from the coding sequence ATGAGTGCGGCTCTTGGCGAAATCCGGCTCGATCCGAAGAGTCCGACGCCGCTTTATCTGCAATTGGCCGAAAGCATCCGCAATCTGATTGCCGAGGGGCGCATTCGCACGGGCGATGCCTTGCCCTCCGAGCGCGAACTCAGCCAGACGAGCGGCATTTCGCGCGTGACGGTGCGCAAGGCGATCGATGCGCTGTTCCGCGAGGGACTCTTGTCGCGCCGTCACGGCTCAGGGACCTACATCGCCCCGCGCATCGAACAACCCGCAGCTTTGCTTGCTGGCTTTTCGGCGGACATGGCGAGCCGCGGCATGAAGCCGGGTTCGCAGCTGATCGAGCATTTGGTGGGGGCGCCCACGCCCGAAGAAGCGCTTGCGTTGGGCTTGGGCATCGGTGCGACGGTGCGGCGCCTGGCGCGCGTGCGCACGGCCGACGGCGAGCCGCTCGCGATCGAGCGCGCGGCGATTCCGACGTCGTTTTTGCCGCACTACGCGCCGCAGGATTCGTCGCTCTATGTCGCCCTCGAACAGCGCGGCTACCGGCCCGTGCGCGGTTTGCAGCGCCTTCAGGCGTCGCTGGCCTCGCCAAGCGAAGCGGCCCTGCTCGGCATCCCGACAGGGGCTGCGATCCTGCGCATCGAGCGGCGCTCGTTTCTTGCGAACGGCACCCCGGTCGAGTTCACGCGCTCGGCCTATCGCGGCGACCGCTACGATTTCATCGCCGACGTGAGCGAGCTCAAGCGCGAAAGCAAAGTCTGA